A portion of the Plasmodium gaboni strain SY75 chromosome 5, whole genome shotgun sequence genome contains these proteins:
- a CDS encoding hypothetical protein (conserved Plasmodium protein, unknown function), translated as MKKVSEKTQKAYNKENSKFLKRREEHKRENKKESKGNNKKEYKKDKNETNKGTNKKLRYVLKVDTDGEYKNKRNKEKDEMQKKRNNKRRSLSVVIPNYEKDIINNIKLADKIYKISTNKSSDDDSYESNDTSERSTSSKNEKRKNYWKSKKIKNRRSLSCGNYNSDSSNTQINKKFDININEVQTKYKNKNIKIIYDDGGAKRIVVKKKRKNEKEGKQSEENDEEDEQDDEEVDEESDEDDEDNDDEDEDNDDEDEDNDDEDTDDDVNDEEDDDYDDYDNECDEDEVDNKRNVLNNRRKKKKKESKDNTKKLKNWGKKSNNKYKKIKSRQKEKENEKNTKNLYNVKKKKKKTIALSDSYSGEKKKQNINKFDNDKKYVDMNYENMKRGNKRYSSVYEKRRVHNTNEYEENEKIIYDQTKRDQNEYYLNKYHPNEYNPNKYHPNEYNPNKYHTNEYNPNKYHLNDYHPNQYNTNNHEDATSNTIKNMYYSKEKKNTLHVCSEYVNIKNKELNNKLFLNIKEFIFKMHLNLENIKEMIKNKNDYLLTTFQSSYHNIVEYCKKNEVQKENFYKIIFQDLFSLLNEFIMVDDYTKRFFFSVERDVRQKCLENIKNEFYNFINKFINTNENNKNVLSSQCKNDEWLVSSDRYKNSTMNIQEMLTSKQEKPSNIFSTISMLHSNITNNSHVSGMNINNNKSYDQSIRYTNNSLSSLHNINNDNMVKSEILKIDRLNNDLVLKLNKSSIFQNTNDENINVIEYLKTLIKNEKEKYVKLEILYDEIKQKYDLLQKKREDDIYYKQSHISNNNKIQEEENLSFFEKLYRSQSIIKYEEQKLEDSSKKIVEENLKISKMKEINEQNKKDLEIEKELIKKENDEIVNENELLIKKKKDMENDIQVIQQQKKDIELEIELVQQKKEKIQKENELLDDKKKTLDQENELLDDKKKTLDQENELLDDKKKKLDEENILLEERKKKMDEENFLLDEKKKKMDEENFLLDEKKKKMDEENFLLDEKKKEIVNDHNIFIEAEHNLLNDKKTKIQEDYNIIEEELKEMHSKKILLEETKIKIENDENDIKRKQSQIENIYRRNSMMIDNINTYSYKSNMKMKTFNFDNNIEEEDNITQKTNSKIYIDDTSNMLTKNNKSSIYNINSENDIITNNQEIYNNNNNNTFNNDIEKDLTSVRVNNNFNNISYIKSQSKIYDINETNNTFLMDRENIIKFQNDINEKEKLLKQREEIFYEEKKNFEKEKNELHLLKENVLNKMNIIKDRENELNKKEEELKKMKELLLNKENMTNYSLNSSKICKDKLEYNKLEDVTKKEDINMSTMKSFKAHLRDTNNSEPLKNDVNNDNLYEDNISSYENNLSHDNNMKYDSNSSCDNNISHDNNLSYDNNPSYNTHMKLSELEENNENENENKNKENMHYYDKDNFIDRNNIINNNNFNISKISNDSISGNIDMNELHENLNNSLKEIEMYKSLLKGRDSEINTLKLKIEKQRSEQKWKQNNINQLNDISSDMNNIYTNGNISNGVNYDSSMNVLELPEKKCLNLYEVEDNEKMKSIFSKELISLYKEINNIKEEYNINVLKKNEFIGNLLLNFLNDLRNNYRLKENYYEKEVHKSQIIISEREDYIKELQNTLNEKKLKEISYKKMLLKMNQINDTYKLKNKRSLSTVELLKQDIKFLNEDVLKKNEMIKKFEVSK; from the exons atgaaaaaagtATCTGAAAAGACACaa AAAGCATATAACAAGGAAAACTCCAAATTCCTCAAAAGAAGAGAAGAACACAAAAGagaaaacaaaaaagaaagtaAAGGGAATAACAAAAAGGAATACAAAAAAGATAAGAATGAAACAAACAAAGGAACGAATAAAAAACTCAGATATGTCTTAAAAGTTGACACGGATGGTGAGTACAAAAATAAGAGGAATAAAGAAAAGGATGAAatgcaaaaaaaaagaaataataaaagaagaagTTTATCAGTAGTTATACCCAATTATGAAAAGgacataataaataatataaaactagctgataaaatatataaaatatcaaCTAATAAATCAAGCGACGATGATTCTTACGAATCAAATGATACTAGTGAAAGAAGTACTAGTTcgaaaaatgaaaagagAAAAAACTATTGGAAAAgcaaaaaaattaaaaatagaaGAAGCTTAAGTTGTGGTAACTATAATTCAGATAGTAGTAATActcaaataaataaaaaatttgatattaatattaatgaagttcaaacaaaatataaaaataaaaatataaaaattatatatgatgatgGAGGAGCTAAAAGGATTGTAgtgaaaaagaaaagaaagaaTGAAAAGGAAGGAAAACAAAGtgaagaaaatgatgaagaagatgaaCAAGATGATGAAGAGGTCGATGAAGAATCTGATGAAGACGATGAagataatgatgatgaagatgaagataatgatgatgaagatgaagataatgatgatgaagataCTGACGATGATGTaaatgatgaagaagatgACGACTATGATGATTATGATAATGAATGTGACGAAGATGAAGTTGATAATAAACGAAATGTTCTTAATAATCGtaggaaaaaaaaaaagaaagaatcaaaagataatacaaaaaaattaaaaaattggggaaaaaaaagtaacaataagtataaaaaaataaaaagtagGCAGAAGGAGAAAGAAAAcgaaaaaaatacaaaaaacttatataatgtaaagaaaaaaaaaaagaaaaccATAGCATTAAGTGATAGTTATTCTGgtgaaaagaaaaaacaaaatataaacaaatttgataatgataaaaaatatgtagatatgaattatgaaaatatgaaaagaGGAAATAAGCGATATTCAAGTGTGTATGAAAAAAGAAGGGTACATAATACAAATGAgtatgaagaaaatgaaaaaattatatatgatcAGACTAAACGTGATcaaaatgaatattatctaaataaatatcatCCGAATGAATATAATCCAAATAAATATCATCCGAATGAGTATAATCCAAACAAGTATCATACGAATGAGTATAATCCAAACAAATATCATCTGAATGATTATCATCCAAATCAATATAATACGAATAATCATGAGGATGCTACATCAAAtacaattaaaaatatgtactattcaaaagaaaagaaaaatacATTACATGTATGCTCCgaatatgttaatataaaaaacaaagaaTTGAATAATAAGCtttttcttaatataaaagaatttattttcaaaatgCATTTAAATTTggaaaatattaaagaaatgattaaaaataagaatgattatttattaaCAACATTTCAATCATCTTATCATAATATTGTAGAGtattgtaaaaaaaatgaggTACAAAAAGAGAATTtctataaaataatatttcaagATTTGTTTAGTTTGTTAAATGAATTTATTATGGTTGATGATTACACTAAGAGATTTTTCTTTAGTGTTGAAAGAGATGTGAGACAAAAATGtttagaaaatataaaaaatgaattttataactttataaataaatttataaatacaaatgagaataacaaaaatgtattatCTTCACAATgtaaaaatgatgaatGGCTTGTTTCATCCGATAGATACAAAAATAGTACGATGAATATACAAGAAATGCTCACAAGTAAACAAGAGAAACCtagtaatatattttccaCAATATCTATGCTACACAGTAATATTACTAATAATAGTCATGTTAGTGGGATGAATattaataacaataaatCGTATGATCAAAGTATTAGATATACAAACAACTCCTTATCCAGTTTgcataatataaataatgataatatggTTAAGAGtgaaattttaaaaattgaTCGTTTGAATAACGACTTGGTTCTAAAACTTAACAAATCAAGCATATTTCAAAATAcaaatgatgaaaatattaatgtaatagaatatttgaaaactcttataaaaaatgaaaaagaaaagtaTGTTAAATTAgaaattttatatgatgaAATAAAACAAAAGTATGATTTacttcaaaaaaaaagagaagatgatatatattataaacaaTCACATATATcgaataataataaaatacaGGAAGAGGAaaatttatctttttttgaaaaattGTACAGGAGTCAATCTATTATAAAATACGAAGAACAGAAATTAGAAGATTCCTCCAAAAAGATTGTAGAAGAAAATTTGAAAATTAGCAAAATGAAAGAAATtaatgaacaaaataagaaagatttagaaatagaaaaagaattaataaaaaaagaaaacgACGAAATAgtaaatgaaaatgaattattaataaagaaaaaaaaagacatGGAAAATGATATACAAGTTATACAgcaacaaaaaaaagatattgAATTGGAAATAGAATTAGTGCAGcaaaaaaaggaaaaaatccaaaaagaaaatgaacTCTTAGatgacaaaaaaaaaacattgGATCAAGAAAATGAGCTCTTAGatgacaaaaaaaaaacattgGATCAAGAAAATGAGCTCTTggatgataaaaaaaaaaaattggatgaggaaaatattcttttggaggaaagaaagaaaaaaatggatgaagaaaattttcttttggatgagaaaaagaaaaaaatggatgaagaaaattttcttttggatgagaaaaagaaaaaaatggatgaagaaaattttcttttggatgagaaaaagaaagaaataGTTAATGATCACAATATATTCATAGAAGCAGAacataatttattaaatgataagAAAACGAAAATACAAGAGgattataatataattgaagaggaattaaaagaaatgcatagtaaaaaaatattattggaagaaacaaaaataaaaatagaaaatgatgaaaatgatataaaaagaaagCAATCACAgatagaaaatatatatagaagaAATAGTATGATGatagataatataaatacatattcatataaatcCAATATGAAAATGAAGACATTTAATTTCGACAATAATATAGAAGAAGAAGATAACATAACACAAAAAACAAAtagtaaaatatatattgatgATACATCAAATATGTTGAcgaaaaataataaatcaagtatttacaatataaatagtgaaaatgatataataacaaataatcaagaaatatataataataataataataatacatttaataatgatatagAAAAGGATCTTACAAGTGTAAGggtaaataataatttcaataatatatcatatattaaaagtCAAAGTAAAatttatgatataaatgaaacTAATAATACGTTTCTTATGGACAgagaaaatattataaagtttcaaaatgatattaatgAAAAGGAAAAGTTACTTAAACAAAGAGAggaaatattttatgaagaaaaaaaaaattttgaaaaagaaaaaaatgaattacatttattaaaagaaaatgttttaaataaaatgaatattataaaagataGAGAAAATGAacttaataaaaaagaagaagaattaaaaaaaatgaaagaattattattaaataaagaaaatatgaCAAATTATTCATTAAATTCATCCAAAATATGTAAGGACAAATTggaatataataaattagaAGATGTCACCAAAAAAGAAGATATCAATATGTCAACCATGAAAAGTTTTAAGGCTCACTTAAGAGATACAAATAATAGTGAACCACTTAAAAATGATGTcaataatgataatttgTATGAGGATAATATATCATCTTATGAGAATAACTTATCACATGATAACAATATGAAGTATGATAGTAACTCATCATGTGATAATAACATCTCTCATGATAATAATCTATCTTATGATAATAATCCCTCGTATAATACACATATGAAATTAAGCGAATTAGAAGAGAATAAcgaaaatgaaaatgaaaataaaaataaagagaACATGcattattatgataaagataattttattgatagaaataatatcattaacaataataactttaatatatcaaaaatCTCAAATGATAGCATTTCAGGAAATATAGATATGAATGAATTACatgaaaatttaaataatagtTTGAAGGAAATAGAAATGTATAAAAGTTTATTAAAAGGTAGAGATTCagaaataaatacattaaaattaaaaattgaaaaaCAAAGGAGTGAACAAAAGTGgaaacaaaataatattaaccAATTAAATGACATAAGTTCtgatatgaataatatatatactaatGGAAACATAAGTAATGGAGTGAATTATGACAGTTCAATGAATGTACTTGAGTTACCAGAAAAG aaatgtttgaatttatatgaagtggaagataatgaaaaaatgaaaagtATCTTTAGTAAGGAActtatatcattatataaagaaataaataatatcaaagaagaatataatataaatgtactgaagaaaaatgaatttattGGAAACCTTTTACTTAATTt TTTAAATGATTTGAGAAATAATTATAgattaaaagaaaattacTATGAAAAAGAGGTACATAAAAGtcaaataattataagCGAAAGGGAGGATTACATAAAGGAACTACA GAATACATTGAATGAAAAAAAGTTGAAAGAAATATCTTATAAAAAGATGCTGTTAAAAATGAATCAAATAAatgatacatataaattaaaaaacaaaagaaGTTTATCTACAGttgaattattaaaacaaGATATAAAATTTCTAAATGAAgatgttttaaaaaaaaatgaaatg attaaaaaatttgaaGTATCTAAgtga
- a CDS encoding hypothetical protein (conserved Plasmodium protein, unknown function), which produces MGKNSNKKKKIYQNVAKIKLNNKPSLKWRLINKESNFFDRAFEENLMNFQKMSLNENDYSLEKENHLENKIVHVVKKLKRKKKKKKIKIRGRKKKSILKGRRKYKCS; this is translated from the exons ATGGGTAAAAATAgtaacaaaaaaaaaaagatttatcaaaatgttgcaaaaataaaattaaataataagCCATCCCTAAAA TGGCGTCTAATTAATAAAGAATCAAACTTTTTTGACAGGGCGTTTGAGGAAAATCTAATGAAT TTTCAGAAAATGTCcttaaatgaaaatgattattctttagaaaaagaaaatcaCTTGGAAAACAAAATTGTACATGTGgttaaaaaattaaaaagaaaaaaaaaaaaaaaaaag ataaaaataagagGTAGAAAGAAAAAGAGCATACTTAAAGGGAGgagaaaatataaatgttcataa
- a CDS encoding hypothetical protein (conserved Plasmodium protein, unknown function), which produces MVNLTNSSVSNNELSSDPHNRNKYEASTKVYNYKMSDLTRYGKNENLVDLIQNKTNDIYNNDDSFVPYSDLNINKNFINTKYNNNNSNKECYNNNMKQYKPFRSNSCNLINYSNNKMCIHECTNKSCLGQNERYMINNNCEQSEMYTKRDVNNNKFNSDMSFRKNTQLANNSDVHYKKCEENLNYNNNNNNNVDNVNFVYNNYDKTNKNNNHTDNYNTYNKYNDPTHSNYNNNNNNDYNNNYYNNNDYNNNDYNNNDYKIKEKTYNHNNNMSENDHIINNKSELSSNTKNYIPNSNYPINMENNNIQHGDGYKTENNFNDVSHNNVRRNILQNGHENYNNNNNNNHNNNMNNVKNDNIHNNSNINSYNNYPHSDISSVAHDEFIHSSASINRERNMKHTIIFDYVENEKDKNINKEKNKKQVNTFVPKYNNLSPKEIHYNSLCGNDNITILEANKIKLDLNKLSEEDKRKKNNELPDQYPFHLCNEFKNDMLSKNKPTYVEKIYPTNYQYINNYNKNNEDISIEQRRYNMNSSHIFDYCLDTNHKKIEKNSIEKKKKFINEIKKPEQNSTDIEKEQKRKINPMYSDLFGRKTPDVNENITYEKIIPTTINSNWIYCPIDARKYSDGLYYKSSDNLENNKKENFHRKSFFKHDGYDNTKRLQDAIKRGSKVSLQAHLQSALQNDMTTYIPTDYHNVEAIYLSLSNLKDSVTDEQIKKIIKNSGAHIVSYIPEYDLFSNRRKSNAKLCIRYNMGNNGLNLLLNMFEEVNIKAQII; this is translated from the coding sequence ATGGTAAATTTAACAAATTCTAGTGTTTCGAATAACGAACTCTCAAGTGATCCTCATAAcagaaataaatatgaagCTTCCACAAAAGTATACAATTATAAAATGTCTGATTTAACTAGATATGGAAAAAATGAGAATTTAGTTGATTTAATACAAAACAAAACGAAcgatatatataataatgatgatagTTTTGTACCTTATAGTGACTTAAATATCAATAAAAACTTcataaatacaaaatataataataataatagtaataaagaatgttataataataatatgaaacAATATAAACCCTTTAGAAGTAATTCATGTAACCTTATAAATTATAGCAACAATAAAATGTGTATACATGAATGTACTAATAAATCGTGCTTAGGACAAAATGAGAGATATATgattaataataattgtgAACAAAGTGAAATGTACACAAAACGTgatgtaaataataataagtTTAATAGTGATATGTCATTTCGTAAAAACACTCAACTAGCCAATAATTCGGATGTACATTATAAGAAATGTGAAGAAAATttgaattataataataacaataacaataatgttgataatgtaaattttgtttataataattatgataaaactaataaaaataacaacCACACTGATAACTATAacacatataataaatataatgatcCAACACATAGCaattataacaataataataataatgattataataataattattataataataatgattataataataatgattataataataatgattataaGATAAAAGAGAAAACATACAACCATAACAATAATATGTCAGAAAATgatcatataataaataataaaagtgaGTTATCCAGCAATACGAAGAATTATATTCCAAATTCAAATTATCCAataaatatggaaaataataatattcagCATGGTGATGGATATAAAActgaaaataattttaatgatGTGTCACATAATAATGTAAGAAGAAACATTTTACAAAATGGTCATGAAAactataataataataataataataatcataataataatatgaataatgtaaaaaatgataacatacataataatagtaatattaatagttataataattatccGCATTCTGATATATCATCTGTGGCACATGATGAATTTATCCACTCTAGTGCTTCCATAAATAGAGAAAGAAATATGAAACATACAATTATATTTGATTATGTAGAAAACgaaaaagataaaaatataaataaagaaaaaaataaaaaacaagTTAATACATTTGTTCCTAAATATAATAACCTTTCACCTAAAGAAATTCattataattctttatgTGGTAATGATAACATAACAATTTTAGAAGCTaacaaaattaaattagatcttaataaattatcagaagaagataaaagaaaaaaaaacaatgAATTACCTGATCAGTATCCATTTCATTTATGTAATGAATTCAAAAATGATATGCTATCTAAAAATAAACCTACATATgtagaaaaaatataccCAACAaattatcaatatataaataactataataaaaataatgaagacATATCTATTGAACAGAGaagatataatatgaattcTAGTCATATATTTGATTATTGTTTGGATACAAAccataaaaaaattgagAAAAATTctattgaaaaaaaaaaaaaatttataaatgaaataaagAAACCTGAACAAAATAGTACGGATATAgaaaaagaacaaaaaagaaaaataaatccAATGTATAGTGATTTGTTCGGAAGGAAAACACCTGATgttaatgaaaatataacatatgaaaaaattataccTACAACCATTAATAGTAATTGGATATATTGTCCTATAGATGCAAGGAAATATTCTGATGGATTATATTACAAATCATCAGAtaatttagaaaataaCAAAAAGGAAAATTTCCATAgaaaatcattttttaaacatGACGGATATGATAATACAAAACGTCTTCAAGATGCTATAAAAAGAGGATCAAAAGTTTCTTTACAAGCACATTTACAATCAGCTTTACAAAATGATATGACTACATATATACCTACAGATTATCATAATGTAGAAGCAATATATTTATCCTTAAGTAATTTAAAAGATTCAGTAACAGatgaacaaataaaaaaaattatcaaaaataGTGGTGCACATATAGTTAGCTATATACCTGAATATGATTTGTTTAGTAACAGAAGAAAAAGCAACGCCAAATTATGTATAAGATATAATATGGGAAATAACGgattaaatttattattaaatatgttCGAAGAAGTGAATATTAAAGCtcaaattatataa
- a CDS encoding putative transcription initiation factor TFIID subunit 10, which yields MDKNFVNEHDEQLIKTLLKNKPTFSEDLIDFYLSQSGCQINEKSCLRLISLVLHKSLDNIINKTISLQDNESLNNEENKKSFKNELNYKELVEALKQLDDTYENEELFKNFNAFLE from the exons ATGGATAAAAATTTTGTGAATGAACATGATGAAcaattaataaaaacattGCTTAAAAACAAGCCAACa TTCAGTGAAGATTTGATTGATTTTTATCTTTCGCAAAGTGGATGTCAAATTAACGAAAAATCATGCCTCAGATTAATATCATTAGTTTTACACAAATCATTAGATAAT ataattaataaaacaatCAGTCTACAAGACAATGAATCTTTAAATAATGAGGAAAACAAAAAGAGTTTTAAA AATGAATTAAATTATAAGGAACTAGTAGAGGCACTAAAACAACTTGATGACACTtatgaaaatgaagaattGTTTAAAAACTTCAATGCATTTTtagaataa
- a CDS encoding putative S-adenosylmethionine-dependent methyltransferase, producing MVRPEYSSPPEFFYNEEEAKKYVRNSRIRDIQSQMTERAMELLLLPDSPCLLLDIGCGSGISGMTLNEFDHFWIGIDISIHMLNVGLQNEAHLGGDMLLADMGKLMRFQPCIFDGVVSISALQWLCNWDKKNESPVSRISTFFKWLYNCLKRGARAVFQFYPDSPEQIKTLTNFAMKAGFGGGVVVDFPNSAKSKKYYLCLWAGSSLVATMPTALNDEEENIISHERRKFNKKTKKQIKKNKEWILKKKDQRRMKGLDVKRDSKYTGRKRKGRF from the exons atggTTAGACCTGAATACAGTTCGCCCCCTGAATTT ttttataatgaagaagaagcaaaaaaatatgttagAAATTCTCGAATAAGAGATATCCAAAGTCAAATGACAGAAAGAGCCATGGAGTTACTTCTTCTTCCAGAT tctccatgtttattattagatATTGGTTGTGGATCGGGAATAAGTGGGATGACATTAAACGAGTTTGATCATTTTTGGATTGGTATAGATATAAGTATTCATATGTTAA ATGTAGGATTGCAAAATGAAGCACATTTAGGAGGAGATATGCTTTTAGCTGATATGGgaaaat TGATGCGATTTCAACCTTGTATTTTTGATGGAGTCGTCag CATATCAGCATTGCAATGGTTATGTAATTGGGACAAGAAAAATGAAAGTCCTGTGTCAAGAATTAGTACATTTTTCAAGTGGTTATATAACTGTTTAAAAAGAGGAGCAAGAGCA GTATTTCAATTTTACCCTGATTCTCCAGAACAAATAAAGACATTAACCAATTTTGCCATGAAGGCAGGATTTGGTGGGGGTGTTGTGGTTGATTTTCCAAATTCAGCTAAATCgaaaaa ATATTACTTATGTCTATGGGCAGGATCATCATTAGTTGCAACAATGCCAACCGCTTTaaatgatgaagaagaaaatataatttcCCACGAGAGAAgaaa gtttaataaaaaaacaaaaaaacaaattaagaaaaataaagaatggatattgaagaaaaaagaCCAGAGGAGAATGAAG GGTTTGGATGTTAAACGAGATAGTAAATACACAGGAAggaaaagaaaaggaagattttaa